A genomic window from Erythrobacter sp. BLCC-B19 includes:
- a CDS encoding cytochrome c1 — translation MSIRLGGIIAGLAITAVLVLWSLLPGAYNFAFGPAPEKQPSYAFYEHGHGPEAGFSFDGVFGKWDYAQLQRGYQVYKEVCSACHSLKFVAFRNLQELGYTEAEVDAEAAAWTVPGIDPATGETTTRPGEPTDAFPSPYPNNIAAAAANNNAIPPDLSLMTKARHDGSNYVYDLLTGYGEPDPAKAAKVGFETPAGLYFNKHFPNVNIAMPPPLSIDGQVTYADGTKATIPQMSADVAAFLTWTAEPSLVERKQTGMFVIGFLLFATVLAFLSYKQIWAGMKPKKS, via the coding sequence ATGTCTATTCGTCTCGGCGGCATCATTGCAGGCCTTGCCATCACCGCGGTGCTGGTGCTCTGGTCGCTCCTGCCCGGTGCCTACAACTTCGCCTTCGGCCCGGCGCCGGAAAAGCAGCCGTCCTATGCCTTCTACGAGCATGGCCATGGCCCCGAAGCCGGCTTCTCGTTCGACGGCGTGTTCGGCAAGTGGGACTATGCCCAGTTGCAGCGCGGCTATCAGGTCTACAAGGAGGTCTGCTCGGCCTGCCACAGCCTGAAGTTCGTCGCCTTCCGCAACCTGCAGGAACTCGGCTACACCGAAGCCGAAGTTGACGCCGAAGCGGCGGCCTGGACCGTCCCCGGCATCGACCCGGCGACCGGTGAGACCACCACCCGTCCGGGCGAGCCGACCGACGCTTTCCCGAGCCCCTACCCGAACAACATCGCGGCGGCTGCGGCCAACAACAACGCCATTCCGCCCGATCTTTCGCTGATGACCAAGGCGCGTCATGACGGTTCGAACTACGTCTATGACCTGCTGACCGGCTATGGCGAGCCCGATCCCGCCAAGGCAGCCAAGGTTGGTTTCGAGACCCCCGCGGGCCTCTACTTCAACAAGCACTTCCCCAACGTGAACATCGCCATGCCCCCGCCGCTTTCGATTGACGGGCAGGTGACCTATGCCGATGGCACCAAGGCGACCATCCCGCAGATGTCGGCTGACGTGGCCGCCTTCCTGACCTGGACCGCCGAGCCTTCGCTGGTGGAGCGCAAGCAGACCGGGATGTTCGTGATCGGCTTCCTGCTGTTCGCCACCGTGCTGGCCTTCCTCAGCTACAAGCAGATCTGGGCCGGGATGAAGCCGAAGAAGTCGTAA
- a CDS encoding cytochrome b has protein sequence MSFAWAKQYEPQTALTKWLDEKLPLPRLVYNAVGAGYPVPRNLNYMWNFGVLAGFCLMIQIVTGVVLAMHYAANAQVAFGTVEHIMRNVNYGWMLRYAHANGASFFFIVIYLHIFRGFFYSSYKAPREMIWLLGVVIFLLMMATAFMGYVLPWGQMSFWGAQVITGLFSAIPLVGEPLQIWLLGGFAPDNAALNRFFSLHFLMPFVIAGVVILHIWALHIPGSSNPTGVEVKQESDTVPFHPYYTAKDGFGLGVFLILFTTMVFFLPNALGHPDNYIEANPLSTPAHIVPEWYFWPFYAILRAFTGDLSIPFTGIVLIPAKLLGVIAMFGSILLWFILPWLDKSPVRSGHYRPMFRKFFWFGLIPTMIALFICGGAPAEEPYVIISQIATAYYFLHFLVVLPIVSQIEVPKPLPFSITEAVVGKDKAAEAPRAGNVDGGDAGTLPDGSLQPAE, from the coding sequence ATGAGTTTCGCCTGGGCCAAGCAGTACGAACCGCAAACCGCCTTGACCAAGTGGCTTGACGAGAAGCTTCCGCTTCCGCGTCTGGTCTACAATGCGGTCGGGGCCGGTTATCCGGTGCCGCGCAACCTCAACTATATGTGGAACTTCGGCGTGCTCGCCGGCTTCTGCCTGATGATCCAGATCGTCACTGGCGTCGTGCTTGCGATGCACTACGCCGCCAACGCGCAGGTCGCGTTCGGCACGGTCGAGCACATCATGCGCAACGTCAACTACGGCTGGATGCTGCGCTACGCCCACGCCAACGGGGCGAGCTTCTTCTTCATCGTGATCTACCTGCACATCTTCCGCGGGTTCTTCTACTCCTCCTACAAGGCCCCGCGCGAGATGATCTGGCTGCTGGGCGTGGTGATCTTCCTGCTGATGATGGCGACCGCCTTCATGGGCTACGTGCTGCCGTGGGGCCAGATGAGCTTCTGGGGCGCACAGGTCATCACCGGCCTGTTCAGCGCGATCCCGCTGGTGGGCGAGCCGCTGCAGATCTGGCTGCTGGGCGGCTTCGCGCCGGACAACGCCGCGCTGAACCGCTTCTTCTCGCTGCACTTCCTGATGCCCTTTGTGATCGCGGGCGTCGTGATCCTGCACATCTGGGCGCTGCACATCCCCGGCTCGTCGAACCCGACCGGCGTGGAAGTGAAGCAGGAATCGGACACCGTGCCGTTCCACCCCTACTACACCGCCAAGGACGGCTTCGGCCTCGGCGTGTTCCTGATCCTGTTCACCACCATGGTGTTCTTCCTGCCCAACGCGCTGGGTCACCCGGACAACTACATCGAGGCGAACCCGCTCTCGACGCCTGCACACATCGTGCCCGAATGGTACTTCTGGCCGTTCTACGCGATCCTGCGCGCCTTCACCGGCGACCTCAGCATCCCGTTCACCGGCATCGTGCTGATCCCGGCCAAGCTGCTTGGCGTGATCGCGATGTTCGGCTCGATCCTGCTGTGGTTCATCCTGCCCTGGCTGGACAAGAGCCCGGTGCGTTCGGGTCACTATCGTCCGATGTTCCGCAAGTTCTTCTGGTTCGGCCTGATCCCGACCATGATCGCGCTGTTCATCTGCGGCGGTGCGCCGGCGGAAGAGCCCTACGTGATCATCAGCCAGATCGCGACGGCGTACTACTTCCTGCACTTCCTCGTCGTGCTGCCGATCGTCAGCCAGATCGAGGTGCCCAAGCCCCTGCCCTTCTCGATCACCGAAGCGGTGGTCGGCAAGGACAAGGCGGCCGAAGCCCCGCGCGCTGGCAATGTCGACGGCGGTGACGCCGGCACCCTTCCTGATGGTTCGCTGCAACCGGCCGAGTAA
- the petA gene encoding ubiquinol-cytochrome c reductase iron-sulfur subunit encodes MATDTAASNELSTADGVRRRDWIHIAALSTAGVGGASLLFPLVSQMAPSADVKAASTTEVDVSAIAEGQAIKAVFRKQPLFVRRLTAKEIEEANKVDVGSLRDPQTLAERTKAGHEDLLITMGVCTHLGCVPLGAAEGENRGEFGGYFCPCHGSHYDTAARIRKGPAPKNLVVPDYEFTSDTVIRVG; translated from the coding sequence ATGGCTACTGACACGGCCGCCTCCAACGAACTCAGCACCGCCGATGGCGTGCGTCGCCGCGACTGGATCCACATTGCGGCACTGAGCACCGCGGGCGTTGGCGGCGCGTCGCTGCTGTTTCCGCTGGTCAGCCAGATGGCCCCTTCGGCCGACGTCAAGGCGGCGAGCACCACCGAAGTCGATGTCAGCGCGATCGCCGAAGGGCAGGCGATCAAGGCCGTGTTCCGCAAGCAGCCGCTGTTCGTGCGCCGCCTCACCGCCAAGGAAATCGAAGAGGCCAACAAGGTCGACGTCGGCAGCCTGCGCGATCCCCAGACCCTCGCCGAGCGCACCAAGGCCGGTCACGAAGACCTGCTCATCACCATGGGTGTCTGCACCCACCTCGGCTGCGTCCCGCTGGGTGCGGCCGAAGGTGAGAACCGCGGCGAGTTCGGCGGCTATTTCTGCCCCTGCCACGGTTCGCACTACGACACCGCCGCGCGCATCCGCAAAGGCCCGGCGCCCAAGAACCTCGTGGTTCCGGATTACGAGTTCACCTCCGACACCGTCATCCGCGTCGGCTAA
- the pgeF gene encoding peptidoglycan editing factor PgeF, with protein MTFQTDTAPLLEGVPHGFFGSSGGAHQFGFGGPGDGAEVRALRAAAADAILPGGQLAAPHQVHSPDVVTVTAAWDDSAEGRPVADAVVTATPGIVLGIVTADCGPILFADRAAGVVGAAHAGWRGAVDGVLENTIAAMEALGATRANIAAVLGPTIAQASYEVDAPFRAHFAPDAARFFAAAPDREGAPRWQFDLPGFIMARLAAAGLSKIADVGRDTFSHVARYHSHRRATKAGEANYGRQISMIALP; from the coding sequence GTGACGTTCCAGACCGACACCGCGCCGCTGCTTGAAGGCGTGCCGCATGGCTTTTTCGGCAGCAGCGGCGGCGCCCACCAGTTCGGTTTCGGCGGGCCGGGGGATGGGGCCGAGGTGCGGGCGCTGCGCGCCGCAGCAGCCGATGCGATCCTGCCCGGCGGCCAGCTCGCCGCGCCCCATCAGGTGCATTCGCCCGATGTCGTCACCGTCACTGCAGCATGGGACGACAGCGCCGAGGGCCGTCCGGTCGCCGATGCTGTCGTCACCGCCACGCCCGGCATCGTGCTCGGGATCGTCACGGCGGATTGCGGGCCGATCCTGTTTGCCGACCGCGCCGCAGGTGTCGTCGGCGCAGCCCATGCCGGGTGGCGCGGGGCCGTGGACGGCGTGCTCGAAAACACCATCGCCGCGATGGAGGCACTGGGGGCCACGCGGGCGAACATCGCCGCGGTGCTCGGGCCGACCATCGCGCAGGCGAGCTACGAGGTCGATGCTCCCTTCCGCGCCCATTTTGCCCCCGATGCCGCGCGCTTCTTTGCCGCGGCGCCTGACCGAGAGGGTGCCCCGCGCTGGCAGTTCGACCTGCCCGGGTTCATCATGGCGCGGCTGGCTGCGGCGGGGCTTAGCAAAATTGCTGATGTCGGGCGGGATACATTCTCACACGTCGCGCGTTACCATTCGCACAGGCGCGCCACCAAGGCGGGTGAGGCGAATTATGGCAGGCAGATCAGCATGATCGCGCTGCCCTGA
- the pepN gene encoding aminopeptidase N, translated as MDIASTPITPEANPELADAAPTPHEPPVIRREDYTPFAWAVPTTKLDFQLGLSATHVTATLAVERNPAAAPTNELRLNGDSLTATSVTVDGAPAEWRMDGPDLIVTLPGDKHMVEVVTTIDPSANTQLMGLYASNGMLCTQCESEGFRRITFFPDRPDVLSTYAVRMEGDKALFPILLCNGNRVAEGENADGTHWAEWHDPWPKPSYLFALVAGDLVANSKPFTTRSGRVVECNVWVRKEDLERTDHALESLHRSMKWDEDTFGREYDLDLYNIVAVSDFNMGAMENKGLNVFNTKYVLADPDTATDADFDAVEGVIAHEYFHNWSGNRITCRDWFQLSLKEGFTVLRDQLFSQDMRGEAVKRIEDVRILRAAQFPEDAGPLAHPIRPDSYREISNFYTATVYNKGAEVIRMMRAMVGEARFRAGCDLYFDRHDGEAATCEDFIKAIEDGAGIDLTQFRRWYAQAGTPRIAVSQVVAGDTLKLTLKQTVPVTPGQPDKLPMPIPLRVALHARSGALGAEQLIVLTDEDQCFDLPLAGADPVVSINRGFTAPVVIERDLAREDLVFLAAHDDDPFARSEALQELAVGHLVGAASGTLSAEAQAAGEAAIIGAFRSSLTDNALDDAMRGELLVLPSETYLFEAMAVGERKADPGAIHAAREGLKAAIGTALAAELAALHARASAIALDDPAGRGARKVKTIALALIAAADPATAATLAAAQYDAADNMTDRQGALMVLCGLDCPQRPERLASFYQRYKGNELVIDKWFTLQALSLHPDVIAHVRQLAEHPDFTMKNPNRVRSLHMAFAGNPKGFHKADGEGYRMVADVILALDPINPQTAARFVPSLGRWRRIEAGRAALMKGELERILAAGNLSRDTFEQVSRSLEG; from the coding sequence ATGGACATCGCAAGCACCCCGATCACCCCCGAAGCCAACCCCGAACTGGCCGACGCCGCCCCCACCCCGCACGAGCCGCCCGTCATTCGGCGCGAGGACTACACGCCCTTTGCCTGGGCTGTGCCGACGACGAAGCTCGATTTCCAGCTGGGGCTGAGCGCGACCCATGTCACCGCGACCCTCGCAGTCGAGCGCAACCCCGCCGCCGCGCCGACGAACGAACTGCGCCTCAACGGCGACAGCCTCACCGCGACAAGCGTGACAGTGGATGGCGCACCGGCCGAGTGGCGGATGGATGGGCCTGACCTGATCGTGACCCTGCCGGGCGACAAGCACATGGTCGAAGTGGTCACCACCATCGACCCCAGCGCCAACACCCAGCTGATGGGCCTCTACGCCTCGAACGGGATGCTCTGCACCCAGTGCGAATCGGAGGGCTTCCGCCGCATCACCTTCTTCCCCGATCGGCCCGACGTGCTTTCGACCTATGCGGTGCGGATGGAGGGTGACAAGGCGCTCTTCCCGATCCTGCTGTGCAACGGCAACCGCGTGGCCGAGGGCGAGAACGCCGACGGCACCCATTGGGCCGAATGGCACGATCCCTGGCCCAAGCCGTCCTATCTCTTCGCGCTGGTGGCGGGCGATCTGGTGGCGAACTCCAAGCCTTTCACCACCCGCTCGGGCCGCGTGGTCGAATGCAATGTCTGGGTGCGCAAGGAAGACCTCGAACGCACCGACCATGCACTCGAATCGCTCCACCGCTCGATGAAGTGGGACGAGGACACCTTCGGCCGCGAATATGACCTCGATCTCTACAACATCGTCGCGGTCAGCGATTTCAACATGGGGGCGATGGAGAACAAGGGGCTCAACGTCTTCAACACCAAGTATGTGCTGGCCGATCCCGACACCGCGACCGACGCGGACTTCGACGCGGTCGAGGGCGTGATCGCGCACGAATATTTCCACAACTGGTCGGGCAACCGCATCACCTGCCGCGATTGGTTCCAGCTGAGCCTCAAGGAAGGCTTCACCGTGCTGCGCGACCAGCTGTTCAGCCAGGATATGCGGGGCGAGGCGGTCAAGCGGATCGAGGATGTGCGCATCCTGCGCGCCGCGCAGTTCCCCGAGGATGCCGGGCCGCTCGCGCACCCGATCCGGCCTGACAGCTACCGCGAGATCAGCAATTTCTACACAGCCACCGTCTACAACAAGGGCGCGGAAGTCATCCGCATGATGCGCGCGATGGTGGGCGAGGCGCGGTTCCGCGCAGGGTGCGACCTCTACTTCGACCGCCACGATGGCGAGGCGGCGACCTGCGAGGATTTCATCAAGGCCATCGAAGACGGCGCGGGGATCGATCTCACCCAGTTCCGCCGCTGGTATGCGCAAGCCGGTACGCCGCGCATTGCCGTATCGCAGGTGGTCGCGGGCGACACGCTCAAGCTCACCCTCAAGCAGACAGTCCCTGTCACGCCGGGCCAGCCCGACAAGCTGCCGATGCCGATTCCCCTGCGGGTCGCCCTCCACGCACGCTCGGGCGCGCTTGGGGCTGAGCAGCTGATCGTGCTGACCGATGAGGATCAGTGCTTCGATCTGCCGCTCGCCGGCGCCGATCCGGTGGTCTCGATCAACCGCGGCTTTACTGCGCCTGTCGTGATCGAGCGTGATCTGGCGCGCGAGGATCTGGTGTTCCTCGCCGCGCATGACGATGATCCTTTCGCCCGTTCGGAAGCCTTGCAGGAACTCGCCGTCGGGCACCTCGTGGGCGCGGCGAGTGGCACGCTGTCGGCAGAAGCGCAGGCGGCGGGTGAGGCGGCGATCATCGGCGCGTTCCGGTCAAGCCTTACCGACAACGCGCTCGATGATGCGATGCGCGGCGAATTGCTGGTGCTGCCGTCCGAAACCTATCTGTTCGAAGCGATGGCGGTCGGAGAGCGCAAGGCCGATCCCGGTGCGATCCACGCCGCGCGCGAGGGGCTGAAGGCTGCCATCGGCACGGCGCTCGCGGCTGAACTCGCCGCACTCCACGCCCGAGCATCGGCGATTGCGCTTGACGATCCGGCCGGGCGCGGGGCGCGCAAGGTCAAGACCATCGCGCTCGCCCTGATCGCGGCGGCCGACCCGGCGACCGCGGCCACGCTGGCGGCGGCGCAATACGACGCCGCCGACAACATGACCGACCGGCAGGGCGCGCTGATGGTGCTGTGCGGGCTCGATTGCCCCCAGCGGCCTGAGCGGCTCGCCTCGTTCTACCAGCGCTACAAGGGCAACGAGCTGGTGATCGACAAGTGGTTCACCTTGCAGGCCTTGTCGCTCCACCCCGATGTGATCGCCCATGTCCGCCAGCTGGCCGAGCATCCCGACTTCACCATGAAGAACCCCAACCGCGTGCGCTCGCTGCACATGGCCTTTGCGGGCAACCCCAAGGGTTTCCACAAGGCGGATGGCGAAGGGTATCGGATGGTGGCCGATGTCATCCTCGCGCTCGATCCGATCAATCCGCAGACGGCGGCGCGCTTCGTCCCCTCGCTGGGGCGCTGGCGGCGGATCGAGGCGGGCCGGGCGGCGCTGATGAAGGGCGAGCTGGAGCGGATCCTCGCGGCGGGGAACCTGTCGCGCGATACCTTCGAGCAGGTCAGCCGCTCGCTGGAAGGTTGA
- a CDS encoding SDR family NAD(P)-dependent oxidoreductase, translating to MAHLLIFGLGYTAGRIAAAMRARGWQVAATGSAGDIAFADRDAVLAAMGEATHILSSVPPERASGGDPVLEAYGEALQGKALFYLSSTGVYGDRAGAWVDEATPTIAQSGEGRRNARAEADLAWLGMGARVFRLPGIYGPGRSALDRVREGKARRIDLPGQVFSRVHVDDIASGVVAALVQDAPAGAYNLGDDLPCSGNEVTEHACRLLGLALPPLESLEKANLSEMARGFYMENRRVANGKAKRVLGWSPRYPTYVEGLAALL from the coding sequence ATGGCGCATTTGCTGATCTTCGGCCTCGGCTACACCGCCGGGCGTATTGCCGCCGCGATGCGGGCGCGGGGTTGGCAGGTAGCCGCCACAGGGAGCGCGGGCGACATCGCCTTTGCCGACCGCGATGCGGTGCTGGCAGCGATGGGCGAGGCGACGCATATCCTCTCCTCCGTCCCGCCCGAACGGGCGAGCGGCGGCGATCCGGTGCTGGAGGCCTATGGCGAAGCGCTGCAAGGCAAGGCTCTCTTCTACCTCTCCTCCACCGGCGTCTATGGCGACCGCGCGGGCGCATGGGTGGACGAGGCGACGCCGACCATCGCGCAAAGCGGAGAAGGCCGCCGAAACGCCCGGGCCGAGGCTGACCTCGCATGGCTCGGCATGGGCGCGCGGGTGTTCCGGCTGCCGGGCATTTACGGCCCGGGACGCTCGGCGCTTGACCGGGTGAGGGAAGGCAAGGCGCGGCGGATCGACTTGCCCGGACAGGTGTTCAGCCGCGTCCACGTCGACGACATCGCCAGCGGGGTGGTCGCGGCGCTGGTGCAGGATGCCCCGGCGGGAGCCTACAATCTGGGCGACGACCTGCCGTGCAGCGGCAATGAAGTCACCGAGCACGCGTGCCGGCTGCTCGGCCTAGCCTTGCCGCCGCTGGAGTCGCTGGAGAAAGCGAACCTCTCCGAGATGGCGCGCGGGTTCTACATGGAGAACCGCCGGGTCGCCAACGGCAAGGCCAAGCGGGTGCTGGGGTGGTCGCCGCGCTATCCCACCTATGTCGAGGGGTTAGCGGCGCTGCTTTGA
- a CDS encoding DMT family transporter, with protein MLSPKVLIPFLVTGTIWGSTWFVITGQIADVPAAWGVFYRFMLATPALFALAMVMGQRLRLNRPEHLLALGVGIAQFSGNFLFVYHSEQHITSGIVAVMFALLMVPNAIFARVFIGERVQGGFVGGSLVAIAGVAMLLVHEWNAAPLGGNVLLGIVLAVGGMMAASIANVVQANPTGRGVPMVSFLAWAMVYGVLFDLVYALATEGPPVVPSGWQFWAGTAYLAIIGSVVTFPLHYNLVRQIGAGKTAYNGIVTVCVAMGLSTLFEGFVWDALSAGGMALALLGMGLALRSKQRR; from the coding sequence ATGCTCAGCCCCAAGGTGCTGATCCCGTTCCTCGTGACGGGGACGATCTGGGGTTCGACCTGGTTCGTCATCACCGGCCAGATCGCCGATGTGCCCGCCGCGTGGGGTGTGTTCTACCGCTTCATGCTGGCGACCCCGGCGCTGTTCGCGCTGGCGATGGTCATGGGCCAGCGGTTGCGGCTCAACCGGCCCGAGCATCTGTTGGCGCTGGGCGTGGGGATCGCGCAGTTTTCGGGCAACTTCCTGTTCGTCTATCATTCCGAGCAGCACATTACCTCGGGCATCGTCGCGGTGATGTTCGCGCTGCTGATGGTGCCCAATGCGATCTTCGCACGGGTGTTTATCGGCGAGCGGGTGCAGGGCGGTTTTGTCGGCGGCAGCCTGGTGGCGATTGCAGGTGTGGCGATGCTGCTGGTGCACGAATGGAACGCCGCGCCGCTCGGTGGCAACGTGTTGCTGGGGATCGTGCTGGCTGTGGGCGGGATGATGGCGGCCTCGATCGCCAATGTGGTGCAGGCCAACCCCACCGGCAGGGGCGTGCCGATGGTCAGCTTCCTTGCCTGGGCGATGGTCTATGGGGTGCTCTTCGATCTCGTCTATGCCCTCGCCACCGAAGGCCCACCGGTGGTGCCGAGCGGGTGGCAGTTCTGGGCGGGGACGGCCTATCTCGCGATCATCGGATCGGTGGTGACCTTTCCGCTGCACTACAATCTGGTGCGCCAGATTGGCGCGGGGAAGACCGCCTATAACGGCATCGTGACGGTATGCGTGGCGATGGGGCTGTCGACCCTGTTCGAGGGCTTCGTGTGGGACGCGCTCTCGGCCGGCGGCATGGCGCTCGCGCTGCTCGGCATGGGGCTGGCGCTGCGTTCAAAGCAGCGCCGCTAA
- a CDS encoding threonine aldolase family protein: MTLSKPFLSDNAAAVHPKLWEAMRAADAPDNPYDGDALSAELDARFTALFGRECAALWVATGTAANCLALATMCAPHGGVVCHREAHIEVDEGGAPGFFLHGAKLMLAEGEGAKLTPEGIAALIDPIRNDVHQVQPHAVAITQASEYGRAYSPAELAALGAFAKERRLGLHMDGARFANAAAFLGGSPEDAARNASGPVDSLAFGFIKNGGMGAEAVVLFDPEAAHQVRYRRKRAGHLQCKGRYLAAQILAMLDDGLWLANATHANAAAQEVAAGCGDRLLHPVEANELFVRLTPAEREALRAQDFAFYDWGADSARFVTAWNTRSEDAVALGKAIAAL; the protein is encoded by the coding sequence ATGACTCTGTCCAAGCCCTTCCTGTCCGACAACGCCGCCGCCGTCCACCCCAAGCTGTGGGAGGCGATGCGCGCGGCCGATGCGCCGGACAATCCCTATGACGGGGACGCGCTCTCTGCCGAGCTCGATGCGCGCTTCACCGCGCTGTTCGGGCGCGAATGTGCCGCGCTGTGGGTGGCGACGGGGACGGCGGCGAATTGCCTCGCGCTGGCGACAATGTGCGCGCCCCACGGCGGGGTGGTGTGCCACCGCGAGGCGCATATCGAGGTGGACGAGGGCGGCGCGCCGGGGTTCTTCCTCCACGGGGCCAAGCTGATGCTGGCAGAAGGCGAGGGTGCGAAGCTGACCCCTGAGGGCATCGCCGCTCTGATCGACCCGATCCGCAATGACGTCCATCAGGTGCAGCCCCACGCCGTCGCGATCACGCAGGCGAGCGAATATGGCCGCGCTTATTCGCCCGCTGAGCTGGCGGCGTTGGGGGCTTTCGCAAAGGAACGTCGTCTCGGCCTGCACATGGACGGCGCGCGGTTTGCCAATGCGGCGGCTTTCCTTGGCGGTTCGCCCGAGGATGCCGCGCGCAATGCGAGCGGCCCGGTCGACAGCCTCGCCTTCGGCTTCATCAAGAACGGCGGGATGGGGGCGGAAGCCGTGGTGCTTTTCGATCCCGAGGCGGCGCATCAGGTGCGCTATCGCCGCAAGCGCGCCGGGCATCTGCAATGCAAGGGGCGCTATCTCGCCGCGCAGATCCTCGCGATGCTCGATGACGGGCTGTGGCTCGCCAACGCGACGCACGCCAATGCCGCCGCGCAAGAGGTGGCCGCGGGCTGCGGCGACCGCCTGCTCCACCCGGTCGAGGCGAACGAGCTGTTCGTCCGCCTGACGCCTGCCGAGCGAGAGGCGCTGCGGGCGCAGGATTTCGCCTTCTACGATTGGGGCGCGGATAGCGCGCGCTTCGTTACCGCATGGAACACCCGCAGCGAGGATGCCGTCGCGCTGGGCAAGGCGATTGCCGCGCTGTGA